The Watersipora subatra chromosome 1, tzWatSuba1.1, whole genome shotgun sequence genome has a window encoding:
- the LOC137391366 gene encoding uncharacterized protein, translating to MSTDSFINAIQAVTAIRGPIQYIQCDQGTNFTGASKDLQGNLLTSMKIKMKFNPPHSSNMGDVWERQIRSIRNVLKGLGPQHSERVSTALLRIIFYEIMAIISCRPLTTVCSDDLPLSPNMLLTMKSDVVLPPPSNFSDAEVYSRKRWRAVQHRANEFWKR from the coding sequence ATGTCAACTGACAGTTTCATAAATGCTATACAAGCTGTAACTGCCATCCGAGGACCAATTCAATATATACAGTGTGATCAGGGCACCAACTTTACTGGTGCATCAAAAGACCTTCAAGGTAACTTGCTGACCAGTAtgaaaatcaaaatgaaatttaATCCTCCTCATTCAAGCAACATGGGAGATGTCTGGGAGCGCCAAATACGCTCCATCAGAAACGTTCTAAAGGGCCTCGGGCCCCAACATAGTGAGAGGGTTAGTACAGCCTTACTCAGAATAATCTTCTATGAGATTATGGCTATCATCAGCTGTCGACCACTAACCACAGTGTGCAGTGATGATCTTCCTCTATCCCCAAACATGTTACTAACAATGAAGTCAGATGTGGTGCTTCCGCCACCTAGTAACTTTTCAGATGCAGAAGTCTACTCTCGCAAGCGCTGGAGAGCAGTACAGCATAGAGCTAATGAATTTTGGAAACGCTAG